One region of Halohasta litchfieldiae genomic DNA includes:
- the urtB gene encoding urea ABC transporter, permease protein UrtB, producing the protein MIDAVATPLQLSVASLGALFFQFLNSFGFIVLATVGLAIIFGMMGVINLAHGEFILIGVYGTALPYHAGIPLPIAMIIGVLVTTVFGIIIERTIVRHFYDRLLDSMVATWGLSLIVAQLLLIVFGSSLDSISTPLGNVDYGPFSSSVYRSILLPMIAIFVLAGLYVLFTRTEFGVKARATIKDPETARAMGIDTDRMYVVTFAIGSALAGLTGALSAPSLGSITPNRGGTFLVEAFVAVVVGGPSVIIGTLSAAGVLSLFNATGSFFVDTFFGQMLMLSVAIVALRLLPEGITGYVESWRQRRRAEE; encoded by the coding sequence GTGATTGACGCGGTAGCGACGCCATTGCAGTTGTCGGTCGCCAGCCTCGGAGCACTGTTCTTCCAGTTTCTCAATAGCTTCGGCTTCATCGTGCTGGCGACAGTGGGACTGGCCATCATCTTCGGGATGATGGGTGTGATCAACCTCGCCCACGGCGAGTTCATCCTGATCGGTGTCTACGGCACTGCACTGCCGTACCACGCTGGGATCCCACTGCCGATTGCAATGATCATCGGCGTCCTTGTCACAACTGTGTTCGGAATCATCATCGAGCGAACGATCGTCCGGCACTTCTATGATCGACTGCTCGATTCGATGGTCGCCACCTGGGGACTCAGCCTCATCGTCGCACAGTTGCTGTTGATCGTCTTCGGGTCGAGTCTCGATAGTATCTCGACACCCCTGGGGAACGTCGACTACGGACCGTTTTCCTCGTCAGTGTACCGAAGCATCCTCCTGCCGATGATCGCCATCTTCGTCCTCGCTGGGCTGTACGTGCTGTTTACCCGAACCGAGTTCGGCGTCAAAGCACGCGCGACCATCAAGGACCCTGAAACCGCTCGGGCGATGGGGATCGACACCGACCGGATGTACGTCGTGACGTTCGCTATCGGCTCGGCGCTGGCCGGGCTGACGGGCGCGCTCTCGGCACCGTCGTTAGGGTCGATCACTCCAAACCGTGGGGGAACCTTCCTCGTCGAGGCGTTCGTTGCCGTCGTCGTCGGCGGGCCATCGGTCATCATCGGCACACTGTCGGCGGCGGGCGTCCTCAGTCTATTCAACGCCACGGGGAGCTTCTTCGTCGACACCTTTTTCGGCCAGATGCTGATGTTGTCGGTCGCAATTGTCGCCCTTCGACTGCTGCCGGAGGGGATCACCGGCTACGTTGAATCGTGGCGGCAACGCCGGAGGGCCGAAGAATGA